In Selenomonas sp. TAMA-11512, a genomic segment contains:
- a CDS encoding four-carbon acid sugar kinase family protein: MKVNKEELFQSIPPADERAAKKALDRARDSFNRKIVVLDDDPTGVQTVNGIDVYTDWSEESIKSGFDDEHSMFFILTNSRAFSAEKTTEEHRKMAERILRVSKDTGKDFILISRSDSTLRGHYPLETQVLKDTLEGGGKKIDGEVLMPFFKEGGRFTIGDIHYVQEGDDLVPAGKTEFAKDKTFSYTKSNLAEYIEEKTKGAYRADDVICISLADLRAVDVDGIKEQLMEVKDFHKVIVNAVDYVDVEVFAAAMMMALSEGKQFLFRSAAALTKVMGGVPDKPLLGRDELVVPGNTNGGLIIIGSHVKKTTQQFESLKELGTVKFIEFNHMLVLQPEKLEVELKRVVAEAEAAMKTGQTVAVYTGRERYDAGNEEESLAVSVKISEAITSIPRRLSIQPAFIIAKGGITSSDVGTKGLQVKRALVLGQVAPGIPVWKTGSESTFPGMSYIIFPGNVGAVTTLRDIVKMLSE, translated from the coding sequence ATGAAGGTCAACAAGGAAGAGCTTTTTCAATCGATTCCCCCGGCTGATGAGCGCGCGGCGAAGAAGGCGCTCGATCGGGCAAGAGACTCTTTCAACCGCAAGATCGTCGTCCTCGATGACGATCCGACGGGCGTACAGACAGTAAACGGCATCGATGTATATACGGACTGGTCGGAGGAGAGCATAAAGAGCGGGTTTGACGACGAGCACTCCATGTTCTTCATCCTGACGAACTCGCGCGCGTTCTCGGCGGAAAAGACGACCGAGGAGCACAGGAAAATGGCGGAGCGCATCCTCCGTGTGTCGAAGGACACCGGCAAAGATTTTATCCTGATCTCCCGCTCCGATTCGACACTCCGCGGGCACTATCCGCTGGAGACGCAGGTTTTGAAGGACACGCTGGAAGGCGGCGGCAAGAAGATTGACGGCGAGGTGCTGATGCCCTTCTTCAAGGAGGGCGGCCGCTTTACGATCGGCGACATCCACTACGTGCAGGAGGGAGACGACCTCGTGCCGGCAGGCAAAACGGAATTTGCGAAGGACAAGACCTTCTCCTATACGAAGTCGAACCTCGCGGAGTATATCGAGGAGAAGACGAAGGGCGCATACAGAGCCGATGATGTGATCTGTATCTCGCTGGCGGATCTCCGCGCCGTCGATGTGGACGGCATCAAGGAACAGCTCATGGAGGTCAAAGATTTCCATAAGGTCATCGTCAACGCGGTGGACTACGTCGACGTCGAAGTGTTTGCGGCGGCGATGATGATGGCGCTTTCCGAGGGCAAGCAGTTCCTCTTCCGCTCGGCGGCGGCGCTCACAAAGGTCATGGGAGGCGTGCCCGACAAGCCGCTCCTCGGCAGAGACGAGCTCGTCGTTCCGGGCAACACGAACGGCGGTCTCATCATCATCGGCTCGCACGTCAAGAAGACGACGCAGCAGTTCGAGTCGCTCAAAGAGCTCGGCACAGTCAAGTTCATCGAGTTCAACCATATGCTCGTCCTCCAGCCCGAGAAGCTCGAAGTCGAGCTGAAGCGCGTCGTCGCTGAGGCGGAAGCCGCCATGAAGACGGGGCAGACCGTCGCCGTCTACACGGGGCGCGAGCGATATGATGCCGGCAACGAGGAAGAGTCGCTCGCCGTATCGGTCAAGATTTCCGAGGCCATCACGAGCATTCCGCGGCGTCTCTCCATCCAGCCCGCGTTCATCATCGCCAAGGGCGGAATCACGTCGAGCGATGTCGGAACGAAGGGGCTGCAGGTCAAGCGGGCCCTCGTCCTCGGACAGGTCGCGCCCGGGATTCCCGTCTGGAAGACAGGCAGCGAGTCGACCTTCCCCGGCATGAGCTACATCATCTTCCCGGGCAATGTCGGCGCGGTCACGACACTGCGAGACATTGTAAAAATGCTCAGCGAATAA
- a CDS encoding NAD(P)-binding domain-containing protein, whose protein sequence is MKKVGFIGLGIMGRAMVANLLKAGVEVTAFDVVPEAVKAAAEKGAKPAKSAKEASAGADIVILSVPSGPIVRSVLTAEDGILAGTAPGTVIVDTSSITPTESQEFYKLSKDKGCGFLDAPVSGGEEGAIAGTLAIMVGGDADDLEAARPVLDILSKTVTHVGPSGAGSVTKLTNQVIVNLNIAAVAEGLILAQKAGADPKKVFEAIRGGLAGSQVLNDKAPRMYNRDFKPGGSLAINLKDITNVMETAKSLDLPLIMTGQLLSVMRSLKSTGHLMDDHAGIVQFYEQISGVTVETKEK, encoded by the coding sequence ATGAAAAAAGTCGGTTTTATCGGTCTCGGCATCATGGGGCGTGCAATGGTAGCGAATCTCTTGAAAGCGGGCGTCGAGGTTACGGCGTTTGACGTCGTTCCGGAAGCGGTCAAGGCTGCCGCGGAAAAAGGCGCAAAGCCGGCAAAGTCGGCGAAGGAAGCCTCGGCAGGGGCGGACATCGTCATCCTGAGCGTCCCTTCAGGCCCTATCGTGCGCTCTGTTCTGACGGCGGAGGACGGGATTCTCGCGGGTACGGCGCCGGGTACGGTCATCGTCGATACGAGCTCGATTACGCCTACCGAATCGCAGGAGTTTTACAAGCTTTCCAAGGACAAGGGCTGCGGCTTCCTTGATGCGCCTGTCTCCGGCGGTGAAGAGGGCGCGATCGCGGGGACGCTTGCCATCATGGTCGGCGGCGACGCGGACGACTTGGAGGCGGCTCGCCCCGTGCTGGATATCCTCAGCAAGACCGTTACGCATGTCGGACCCTCCGGCGCGGGCTCGGTGACGAAGCTCACGAACCAGGTCATTGTCAATCTCAACATCGCGGCTGTCGCGGAAGGTCTCATCCTCGCACAGAAGGCGGGCGCCGACCCGAAGAAGGTATTTGAGGCCATCCGGGGCGGTCTCGCGGGCTCGCAGGTCTTAAACGACAAGGCGCCCAGAATGTATAACCGCGACTTCAAGCCGGGCGGATCGCTCGCCATCAATCTCAAGGACATTACGAATGTCATGGAGACGGCGAAGAGCCTCGATCTCCCGCTCATCATGACGGGGCAGCTGCTTTCCGTGATGCGCAGCCTGAAGTCCACGGGACATCTCATGGACGACCATGCCGGCATCGTCCAATTCTATGAGCAGATCAGCGGTGTGACAGTCGAGACAAAGGAGAAATGA
- a CDS encoding amino acid permease gives MRRGLKNRHLQMIALGGAIGTGLFYGSTAAISMAGPAVTVSYLLGGIVIFLIMRMLGEMAVEEPVSGSFAYYASKYWGSFPGFLAGWNYWFNYVIVSMAELSVVGVYINYWFPAFPEWLSALICLVVITGLNLVTVRLYGELEFWMALIKIAAIVGMIVLGGYLLMTVPAGGASGVENLWAHGGFFPHGADGMWLSLAVVMFSFGGIELIGITAGEAHDPDRTIPAAINQVIWRILIFYVGTMLVLMALWPWNEVGREASPFVQIFSNVGIPAAAHILNFVVLTAAVSVYNSAIYSNSRMLYGLAKDGDAPAFLTTLSGHGVPVYGILVSSGITLIVVAANYFFPGEVFMYFLAVATAAAVIDWVMIAVTHLKFRQYIEREGKTTKFRAIGCPILNWVCLLFLAAVIVMMARIEGMRLAIVIMPVWLAAIYVAYRVRGAK, from the coding sequence ATGCGGCGGGGACTGAAAAACCGTCACCTGCAGATGATTGCGCTCGGCGGCGCGATCGGCACGGGACTCTTCTACGGATCGACGGCGGCCATTTCGATGGCGGGCCCTGCCGTCACGGTGAGCTATCTCCTCGGCGGCATCGTCATCTTCCTCATCATGCGCATGCTCGGTGAGATGGCGGTCGAAGAGCCGGTCTCCGGCTCCTTCGCCTACTACGCGTCGAAGTACTGGGGCTCGTTTCCCGGCTTTCTCGCCGGCTGGAACTACTGGTTTAACTACGTCATCGTCTCCATGGCGGAGCTCTCCGTCGTCGGCGTCTACATCAATTACTGGTTTCCAGCGTTTCCCGAGTGGCTGTCCGCGCTCATCTGCCTCGTCGTCATCACGGGGCTGAATCTTGTCACGGTTCGCCTCTACGGAGAGCTGGAATTCTGGATGGCGCTCATCAAGATCGCCGCCATCGTCGGCATGATCGTCCTTGGCGGCTATCTTCTCATGACGGTGCCCGCCGGCGGCGCGTCGGGGGTCGAGAACCTATGGGCGCATGGAGGATTTTTCCCGCATGGGGCGGACGGCATGTGGCTGTCGCTCGCGGTCGTCATGTTTTCCTTCGGCGGCATCGAGCTGATCGGCATCACGGCAGGCGAGGCGCACGATCCCGACCGCACGATTCCAGCGGCGATCAACCAGGTCATCTGGCGCATCCTCATCTTCTACGTCGGAACAATGCTCGTTCTCATGGCGCTCTGGCCATGGAATGAGGTCGGGCGGGAGGCAAGCCCCTTCGTCCAGATCTTTTCGAATGTCGGCATCCCGGCGGCAGCGCATATCCTGAATTTCGTCGTGCTGACGGCGGCGGTTTCCGTCTACAACTCCGCGATTTACAGCAACTCACGCATGCTCTACGGGCTCGCGAAGGACGGAGACGCGCCGGCGTTTCTGACAACGCTGTCCGGACACGGCGTCCCCGTTTACGGCATATTGGTATCCTCCGGCATCACGCTCATCGTCGTGGCGGCGAACTATTTCTTCCCGGGGGAGGTCTTCATGTACTTCCTCGCCGTAGCGACGGCGGCTGCGGTCATCGACTGGGTCATGATCGCCGTGACCCATCTCAAGTTCCGTCAGTACATAGAGCGCGAGGGCAAGACGACGAAATTCCGAGCCATCGGATGCCCGATTCTGAATTGGGTCTGCCTGCTCTTCTTGGCGGCCGTCATCGTCATGATGGCACGCATCGAGGGGATGCGGCTCGCGATTGTCATCATGCCCGTATGGCTCGCGGCAATCTATGTCGCGTATCGCGTCCGCGGCGCGAAGTGA
- a CDS encoding 3D domain-containing protein produces MALRKLALCGVLIFGLLISAGFTTSMRNVTIHVDGESQELRTRYSDPALILNQAGIELKQKDEFQLKKTETEESIVVYRSVPIEIECEGDTQTIYTTRQSVGEVLADYGYVSEKYKADVADEVKLGAGMHIVVHDLVAEAERAEIARRANHIQTSRGAMRYRGEYDMEATAYLPTDGGGSGITASGMRAQRGVVAVDTRVIPLGTRLYIPGYGEAIAADTGGAIRGHKIDLCMESYGEAIQFGRRMVKVYVLD; encoded by the coding sequence ATGGCTTTACGGAAACTGGCACTGTGCGGCGTGCTGATTTTCGGGCTTCTGATTTCCGCCGGCTTTACGACAAGCATGAGGAATGTAACCATCCATGTGGATGGAGAGAGCCAGGAACTTCGCACACGATACTCCGATCCGGCGCTGATTCTGAATCAGGCAGGCATCGAGCTGAAGCAGAAGGACGAGTTTCAGTTAAAGAAGACAGAGACAGAAGAGAGTATTGTGGTTTACAGATCTGTGCCTATCGAAATCGAATGTGAGGGCGATACGCAGACAATCTATACGACACGCCAGTCGGTGGGCGAAGTGCTCGCGGATTACGGCTATGTCAGCGAGAAATACAAGGCGGATGTCGCCGATGAAGTAAAACTCGGTGCAGGCATGCACATCGTCGTGCACGATCTTGTCGCTGAAGCGGAACGCGCCGAGATTGCAAGACGTGCAAATCACATTCAGACGTCGCGGGGCGCTATGCGCTATCGCGGTGAGTATGACATGGAAGCTACGGCGTATCTGCCGACGGATGGCGGCGGAAGCGGCATCACGGCTTCCGGCATGCGTGCGCAGCGCGGTGTAGTCGCTGTCGACACGAGAGTCATTCCCTTGGGTACACGCCTTTACATCCCGGGCTACGGGGAGGCAATCGCTGCGGACACGGGCGGTGCCATCCGCGGGCACAAGATTGATCTGTGTATGGAGAGCTACGGCGAGGCGATACAGTTCGGCCGCCGCATGGTCAAGGTCTACGTGCTCGATTAA
- a CDS encoding TatD family hydrolase yields MSESKAVKERALELLRSGLDFVDTHCHIDGEEYEDDRAAMLERARAAGISALITMGTDLETSRRAASLAAHETMVYAAAGYHPEGIDHVPADDELQAIAALTKEEKVIAIGEIGLDYYWEKDEAVRRIQREAFIRQLRLARELDLPVCIHDREAHGNTFELWKREGKGVRGVLHCYSGSVELAREFVKLGCYIGIDGPLTYKNAAKLPEVAAGIDGSRLLLETDSPYLTPVPYRGKRNEPTYVPLIAAKCAEIRGESLEVFAARARANTRELYGI; encoded by the coding sequence ATGTCGGAATCCAAAGCAGTGAAGGAGCGGGCGCTCGAGCTTCTGCGCTCGGGGCTCGACTTCGTCGATACACACTGTCATATCGACGGCGAGGAATACGAGGACGACCGCGCGGCGATGCTCGAGCGGGCACGAGCCGCAGGCATCTCCGCGCTCATCACGATGGGCACGGATCTTGAGACCTCGCGCCGAGCCGCATCGTTGGCGGCGCATGAGACGATGGTCTACGCGGCCGCCGGATACCATCCGGAGGGCATCGATCATGTGCCGGCGGACGATGAGCTGCAGGCGATTGCCGCGCTCACGAAGGAGGAGAAGGTCATCGCCATCGGCGAGATCGGTCTCGACTACTACTGGGAAAAGGACGAGGCTGTGCGGCGCATCCAGCGGGAGGCCTTCATCCGTCAGCTGCGCCTCGCGAGGGAGCTCGATCTGCCCGTCTGCATCCACGACCGCGAGGCGCACGGCAACACGTTCGAGCTGTGGAAGCGCGAGGGGAAGGGTGTGCGCGGCGTGCTCCACTGCTATTCGGGAAGCGTGGAGCTCGCGCGCGAGTTCGTCAAGCTGGGCTGCTATATCGGCATCGACGGGCCGCTGACGTATAAGAACGCGGCGAAGCTGCCCGAGGTCGCAGCCGGCATTGACGGCTCGCGGCTCCTCCTGGAGACGGATTCGCCGTATCTGACGCCGGTGCCGTATCGAGGCAAGCGCAATGAGCCGACGTACGTGCCGCTCATCGCGGCGAAGTGCGCGGAGATTCGAGGAGAAAGCCTCGAGGTGTTCGCGGCGAGAGCAAGGGCGAATACAAGAGAACTGTACGGAATATAG
- the metG gene encoding methionine--tRNA ligase, translated as MAEKEPFYITTPIYYPSANLHIGHAYCTTIADSIARFRRLAGYDVFFLTGSDEHGQKIQQKAEEMGTTPLGYVDPIVANFQKLWEKLGISNDDFIRTSEKRHEAVVQEIFRRIQAKGDIYKGEYKGLYCVPCESYWTERQIEDGKCPDCGRAVQEVAEESYFFKLDNYADRLLAHIEAHPEFIEPASRRNEMINFIKQGLEDLSISRTSFDWGVPVPGDEKHVIYVWFDALTNYLTPIGFLDDPEKFAKFWPADIHLVGKEIVRFHTIIWPCILMALDLPLPKQVYGHGWLIVDGDKMSKSKGNVVDPMLLIDEFGADAIRYFLLREINLGQDGNFSRDALITRINADLANDLGNLLHRTLSMIKKYHGGELREVVGEDAIDASLREMAAATVRDYEAQMKNMEISTAVKTTWAFVSRANKYIDEKTPWTLAKDEAKAQDLICTMANLAESLRIISVLVSPFMPVTAKRIREQLGLTDIDGVQLDEARSWRVIPAGHRVGTPEQLFPRIEVEK; from the coding sequence ATGGCAGAGAAGGAACCTTTCTATATAACGACACCGATTTACTATCCGAGCGCGAATCTGCACATCGGCCACGCCTACTGCACGACGATCGCGGACTCGATCGCGCGCTTTCGCCGTCTCGCGGGATACGATGTCTTTTTCCTGACGGGCAGCGACGAGCACGGGCAGAAGATCCAGCAAAAGGCGGAGGAGATGGGCACGACGCCGCTCGGGTACGTGGATCCCATCGTGGCGAATTTCCAAAAGCTCTGGGAAAAGCTCGGCATCTCGAACGACGACTTCATCCGCACGAGCGAAAAGCGTCACGAGGCGGTCGTGCAGGAGATTTTCCGCCGCATACAGGCAAAGGGAGATATCTACAAGGGCGAGTACAAGGGGCTCTACTGCGTGCCGTGTGAGAGCTACTGGACGGAGCGGCAGATTGAGGACGGCAAGTGCCCGGACTGCGGCCGCGCGGTGCAGGAGGTCGCGGAGGAGTCGTACTTCTTCAAGCTTGACAACTACGCGGATCGCCTCCTGGCGCACATCGAAGCGCATCCGGAGTTCATCGAGCCGGCGTCCCGCCGCAACGAGATGATCAACTTCATCAAGCAGGGGCTGGAGGATCTGTCCATCTCGCGGACGTCGTTTGATTGGGGCGTCCCCGTGCCGGGCGACGAAAAGCACGTTATCTACGTGTGGTTTGACGCGCTGACAAACTATCTGACACCGATCGGATTCCTGGATGATCCGGAGAAATTCGCGAAGTTCTGGCCCGCGGACATCCACCTCGTCGGCAAGGAGATTGTCCGCTTCCACACGATCATCTGGCCGTGCATCCTCATGGCGCTCGATCTGCCGCTTCCGAAGCAGGTCTACGGGCACGGCTGGCTCATCGTCGACGGCGACAAGATGTCGAAGTCGAAGGGCAACGTCGTTGATCCGATGCTCCTCATCGACGAGTTCGGCGCGGACGCGATTCGCTACTTCCTGCTGCGGGAGATCAATCTCGGGCAGGACGGCAACTTCAGCCGTGACGCGCTCATCACGCGCATCAACGCGGATCTCGCGAACGATCTCGGCAATCTCCTCCACCGCACGCTCTCGATGATCAAAAAGTATCACGGCGGCGAGCTCCGGGAAGTCGTCGGCGAAGACGCGATTGACGCATCCCTTCGCGAGATGGCGGCGGCAACGGTTCGGGACTATGAGGCCCAGATGAAGAACATGGAGATTTCAACGGCGGTCAAGACGACGTGGGCATTTGTCAGCCGCGCGAACAAGTACATCGATGAAAAGACGCCGTGGACACTCGCGAAGGACGAAGCAAAGGCGCAGGATCTCATCTGCACGATGGCAAACCTCGCGGAAAGCCTGCGCATCATCAGTGTTTTGGTATCACCGTTTATGCCCGTGACGGCAAAGCGCATCCGGGAGCAGCTCGGTCTCACGGATATCGACGGCGTACAGCTCGACGAAGCGAGGAGCTGGCGCGTAATCCCTGCGGGGCACAGAGTCGGCACGCCGGAGCAGCTCTTCCCGCGCATCGAAGTGGAAAAATAA
- a CDS encoding DEAD/DEAH box helicase family protein, with product MADMKFKFTIQPYQTEAVESVTGVFAGQSFASPLSYRRDVPQAAQASLFDGEADDDFAMGFANALVELGVGQMLTNINRVQSRNNIHLSQSVVTGGLGRCSLDVEMETGTGKTYVYIKTMFELNKQYGWTKFIVVVPSIAIREGVKKSFAVMQEHFMEHYGKKVRFFVYDSKNLAEIDHFTQSADLYVMIINTQAFNARGKDARRIRIELDDFGSRRPIDVIRKCRPILILDEPQKMGGNATQASLKEFDPLFCLNYSATHKEHHALVYVLDALDAYRKRLVKQIEVKGFDLKNLSGMNRYLFLEGIVISGDRPPTARLEFEIGHSKSIKRETRLVTVGDDLFALSKEMEQYRGYRVSQIDPLQRTLSFTNGGEIRVGEVQGDVSEETLRRVQIRETIRSHFEKEKELFGRGIKCLSLFFIDKVEKYRKYDESGSEVNSEYGRVFEEEYTAILNEYLTLFSTPYEEYLKGIETAATHTGYFSIDKKGRKVDSSLRRGSDESDDISAYDLIMKDKERLLSFENPVRFIFSHSALREGWDNPNVFQICTLKHGGSSAAQKRQEVGRGLRLCVNRHGDRQDERILGSQVQQVNQLTVIAADGYREFVADLQKGIREDLCDRPTEVTAEYFIGKTLFLGGEDATGGEMGAEVTVSEKQGRAIYKYLVRNEYVDDDDHITDKYRTEREENSLAPLPESIAALGEAVHALVAGIFDPHALDGMIRDGNETKVADNPLNDNFYKAEFKKLWSLIQHKYAYTVDFDGEELARKAIAHIDAKMFVTRLQYTVTSGRQGSDFTAAKLKSGDGFVAERSRTYTLGGGEGSAVKYDVIGKIAEGAKLTRRTAARIVAGLRPTVFAMLQNNPEEFIAKAIRLINEQKAAMIVEEITYNRTEGVYDSAIFTAEKNSDFSRAYRAKRNVQDYLFADGYAKDGKSVERRMAERMDTADEVCVYAKLPKGFHIPTPVGNYSPDWAIAFNKDMVKHIFFIAETKGTMESLKLKPIEQAKIKCAKKLFAGLSDEDVVYHEVDSYQSLLDIMEKL from the coding sequence ATGGCCGATATGAAATTCAAGTTCACCATACAGCCCTATCAGACGGAAGCGGTGGAGAGCGTGACGGGGGTCTTTGCCGGACAGAGCTTCGCCTCGCCTCTTTCCTATCGGCGAGATGTGCCGCAGGCAGCGCAAGCGAGCCTTTTTGACGGCGAAGCGGACGATGATTTCGCCATGGGCTTTGCCAATGCTCTCGTGGAGCTTGGCGTGGGACAGATGCTCACGAACATCAACCGCGTGCAGAGCCGGAACAATATCCATCTGAGCCAAAGCGTCGTGACGGGCGGGCTTGGACGCTGCTCCCTCGATGTGGAGATGGAGACGGGCACGGGAAAGACGTATGTGTATATCAAGACGATGTTTGAGCTGAATAAGCAGTACGGCTGGACGAAGTTCATCGTTGTCGTGCCGAGCATTGCGATTCGCGAGGGCGTGAAGAAGAGCTTCGCCGTCATGCAGGAGCATTTCATGGAGCATTACGGCAAGAAGGTGCGCTTCTTCGTCTATGATTCCAAAAACCTCGCTGAGATCGACCATTTCACGCAGAGCGCAGATCTTTATGTCATGATCATCAACACGCAGGCGTTCAACGCGCGCGGGAAGGATGCGCGCCGCATCCGCATCGAGCTTGACGATTTCGGCAGCCGCCGCCCCATCGACGTCATACGGAAGTGCCGCCCGATCTTGATTCTGGATGAGCCGCAGAAGATGGGCGGCAATGCCACGCAGGCGAGTCTCAAGGAGTTCGATCCGCTCTTCTGCCTCAACTATTCCGCGACGCACAAGGAGCATCATGCGCTGGTCTATGTGCTCGACGCCCTCGACGCTTACAGGAAGAGGCTGGTCAAGCAGATCGAGGTCAAGGGCTTCGACCTCAAGAATCTCAGCGGCATGAACCGCTATTTGTTTCTGGAAGGGATCGTCATCTCGGGGGACAGGCCGCCGACGGCACGGCTTGAATTTGAGATCGGCCACAGCAAGTCCATCAAGCGGGAAACGCGGCTCGTGACCGTGGGCGACGATCTTTTCGCGCTGTCGAAAGAGATGGAGCAGTACCGGGGCTATCGGGTCAGTCAGATCGATCCCCTGCAGCGAACGCTCTCTTTCACGAACGGCGGGGAGATTCGCGTCGGCGAGGTGCAGGGCGACGTGTCGGAGGAGACGCTTCGCCGCGTGCAGATTCGGGAGACCATCCGCTCGCATTTCGAGAAGGAAAAGGAGCTTTTCGGCAGGGGCATCAAATGCCTTTCCCTCTTTTTCATCGACAAGGTGGAGAAGTATCGCAAGTACGATGAGAGCGGCAGCGAGGTTAATTCCGAATACGGGCGGGTGTTCGAGGAAGAGTATACGGCGATTCTCAACGAGTATCTGACGCTCTTTTCCACGCCTTATGAGGAATATTTGAAGGGCATCGAGACGGCGGCGACGCACACGGGGTATTTCTCCATCGACAAGAAGGGACGCAAGGTGGACAGCTCTTTGCGGCGCGGCAGCGACGAGAGCGACGATATCTCCGCCTACGATCTCATCATGAAGGACAAGGAACGTCTGCTCTCGTTTGAAAATCCCGTGCGCTTCATCTTCTCCCATTCGGCTCTGCGCGAGGGCTGGGACAACCCCAATGTGTTCCAGATCTGCACGCTGAAGCACGGCGGCAGCTCTGCGGCGCAGAAGCGGCAGGAAGTCGGGCGGGGGCTGCGGCTTTGCGTCAATCGTCACGGCGACCGACAGGACGAGCGCATTCTGGGCAGTCAGGTGCAGCAGGTGAATCAGCTGACGGTCATCGCCGCCGACGGCTACCGAGAGTTTGTCGCCGATTTGCAGAAGGGCATTCGCGAAGACCTCTGCGACCGCCCGACGGAGGTGACGGCGGAATACTTTATCGGCAAGACGCTCTTTTTGGGCGGGGAGGATGCGACAGGCGGCGAGATGGGTGCGGAGGTGACCGTCAGCGAGAAGCAGGGGCGCGCCATTTATAAATACCTCGTCCGCAACGAGTATGTGGACGATGACGATCATATCACCGACAAGTACAGAACGGAGAGGGAGGAGAACAGCCTCGCGCCCTTGCCGGAAAGCATCGCGGCTCTCGGAGAGGCGGTTCACGCGCTTGTCGCCGGCATCTTCGATCCCCATGCTCTGGACGGTATGATTCGCGACGGAAACGAGACGAAGGTTGCCGACAATCCGCTCAACGATAATTTCTACAAGGCGGAGTTCAAGAAGCTCTGGAGTCTCATTCAGCATAAGTACGCCTATACGGTGGATTTCGACGGCGAGGAGCTGGCTCGCAAGGCCATTGCGCATATTGATGCGAAAATGTTCGTGACGCGCCTCCAATACACGGTGACATCGGGGCGGCAAGGGAGCGATTTCACGGCGGCGAAGCTGAAAAGCGGCGACGGCTTTGTGGCGGAGAGAAGCCGCACGTACACGCTTGGCGGAGGCGAAGGCTCCGCCGTCAAGTACGATGTGATCGGCAAAATCGCCGAGGGCGCGAAACTGACGCGCCGCACCGCCGCCCGCATCGTGGCAGGGCTTCGCCCCACGGTATTCGCCATGCTGCAGAACAATCCGGAGGAGTTCATCGCCAAGGCGATTCGGCTCATCAACGAGCAAAAAGCCGCGATGATTGTGGAGGAGATCACCTACAACCGCACGGAGGGCGTGTACGACAGCGCCATTTTCACCGCCGAGAAGAACAGCGATTTTTCCCGCGCTTATCGCGCGAAGCGGAATGTGCAGGACTATCTCTTCGCCGACGGCTATGCGAAGGACGGCAAAAGCGTGGAGAGACGAATGGCAGAGAGGATGGACACGGCCGATGAGGTCTGCGTCTATGCCAAACTGCCCAAGGGCTTCCATATCCCGACGCCCGTGGGGAACTACTCGCCTGACTGGGCAATCGCCTTCAACAAGGATATGGTGAAGCATATCTTCTTCATCGCCGAGACGAAGGGGACGATGGAGAGCCTGAAGCTGAAGCCCATCGAGCAGGCCAAGATCAAATGTGCGAAGAAGCTCTTCGCCGGCCTCAGTGATGAAGATGTCGTGTATCACGAGGTGGACAGTTACCAGAGTCTCTTGGACATCATGGAAAAGTTATAG